A window of the Harmonia axyridis chromosome 5, icHarAxyr1.1, whole genome shotgun sequence genome harbors these coding sequences:
- the LOC123679978 gene encoding mitotic checkpoint protein BUB3-like — protein MKSQTEYKLASPPEGAISAVKFGPNTSQFLLVSSWDNYVRLYDVTANSLRQKYSHDSPVLDCCFTDAVHAYSGGLDNTLKSFDFNTTAESIIGSHNNAIKCVDYCSDVNVVLSGSWDHHVKLWDPRTPMCSGSYNQGDKVFTMSVCGEKLVVGTAGRKILVWDIRNMSYTLQKRESNLKYQTRSIRCFPNKQGFVLSSIEGRVAVEYLDTNPEIQKKKYAFKCHRIKEDGTEKIYPVNAISFHPMYNTFATGGSDGYVNIWDGFNKKRLCQFHQYHTSVTSLSFSHNGDVLAIACSYFLEEDNPPKPYPEDVIHIRSVSDQEARPKFTSSGN, from the coding sequence ATGAAATCTCAGACAGAATATAAACTAGCATCCCCTCCTGAAGGTGCAATTTCAGCAGTGAAATTTGGTCCCAACACCAGTCAATTTCTTTTAGTAAGCTCATGGGATAATTATGTCAGGCTTTATGATGTAACGGCTAATAGTTTAAgacaaaaatattcacatgaCTCCCCTGTCTTAGACTGTTGTTTTACTGACGCAGTACATGCATACAGTGGAGGATTAGATAACACTTTGAAATCCTTTGATTTCAATACAACAGCTGAAAGCATTATTGGTTCACATAATAATGCTATAAAATGTGTTGATTATTGTTCTGATGTCAATGTTGTGCTTAGTGGTAGTTGGGACCACCATGTTAAGTTGTGGGATCCCAGAACTCCAATGTGTAGTGGCAGTTACAACCAAGGAGATAAAGTATTTACTATGAGTGTATGTGGAGAAAAATTAGTAGTTGGCACAGCTGGAAGAAAAATTCTTGTTTGGGATATTCGCAATATGTCTTACACCCTTCAAAAAAGAGAATCTAATTTGAAATACCAAACTAGGTCGATCAGATGTTTCCCAAATAAACAAGGATTTGTATTGAGTAGTATAGAGGGTCGTGTTGCTGTAGAATATTTAGATACAAACCcagaaattcaaaagaaaaaatatgctTTTAAGTGCCACAGAATCAAAGAAGATGGGACAGAAAAGATATATCCAGTAAATGCCATTAGTTTTCATCCTATGTATAACACATTTGCAACTGGAGGCTCAGATGGTTACGTTAATATATGGGATGGTTTCAATAAGAAACGATTATGCCAATTCCATCAGTATCATACATCAGTTACTTCTCTCAGTTTTAGTCATAACGGAGATGTTCTCGCCATTGCCTGCTCATACTTTCTGGAAGAAGATAATCCTCCTAAGCCTTATCCTGAAGATGTTATCCATATACGATCTGTCAGTGACCAAGAAGCAAGACCTAAGTTCACGAGTTCTGGCAATTAA
- the LOC123679977 gene encoding RUS family member 1 encodes MKSELLLVETCGTKETEYRKKDPLRIERVVPKPSFGWNIGSFFLNFFKEILLPHGYPDSVSNDYFEYQVWDTLQAFCSTITGSFTTRAILKGVGVGDAKASALSATITWIMKDGSGMIGRIFFAWWKGSMLDCDCKKWRLFADILNNFAMAIELGIPYYSHKSMEILCLTSIMKSIVGIAGGATRASITYHQAKQGNMAEISAKDGTQETVVNLIASLTSLYLLSKILNPMYEVLFIFFLMILHLYFNYKAVTCLTFDTLNDSRMTLVLKEYCMNNSLNLAFINGKESVILGLGENVSDICSFKIKLGNSLSRIVELYNYEEMQQMLQVYENKPYLIIPDVEKRHIYIALEKRCDPLEVLHSYVHGVMIAMATSFYNDIPLKVHVIRKRNQTNLVARIATFMKSMRRNTEYQNNMSAEELKLFNEFVEPEIAMFFVTLDVYKWNKNCHSLSMQHWKTNRKFYSEKNE; translated from the exons ATGAAATCagaattattacttgttgaaacATGTGGTACCAAAGAAACCGAATATAGAAAAAAGG ATCCTTTGAGAATTGAACGAGTAGTACCTAAACCTAGCTTTGGCTGGAATATTGGGtcgttttttctcaattttttcaaagagATTCTACTTCCTCACGGCTACCCTGATAGTGTCAGTAATGACTATTTTGAATATCAAGTATGGGATACTTTGCAAGCATTTTGCAGTACTATTACTGGAAGCTTCACTACTCGAGCTATTCTTAAAGGAGTTGGGGTAGGTGATGCAAAGGCATCAGCACTGTCAGCCACAATAACTTGGATAATGAAGGATGGTTCTGGTATGATAGGGAGAATATTCTTTGCTTGGTGGAAAGG AAGTATGTTAGATTGTGATTGCAAGAAGTGGAGATTATTTGCTGATATTTTAAACAATTTTGCTATGGCAATTGAATTGGGGATTCCTTATTATTCTCACAAAAGTATGGAGATATTATGCTTGACTTCTATAATGAAGTCTATA GTGGGTATAGCAGGAGGTGCAACAAGGGCATCCATCACATACCATCAAGCAAAACAGGGCAACATGGCTGAAATTTCAGCAAAGGATGGAACTCAAGAAACAGTAGTAAATCTTATTGCAAGCTTAACAAGTTTATATTTATTGAGCAAAATATTAAATCCAAT gtATGAAGTGCtattcatatttttcttgatGATACTTCATTTATACTTTAATTACAAAGCCGTAACTTGTTTGACATTTGATACACTGAATGATTCTCGAATGACTTTAGTGTTAAAAGAATACTGTATGAATAATAGCTTGAATCTTGCGTTTATTAATGGTAAGGAATCTGTTATTCTTGGTCTAGGCGAGAATG TTTCAGACATTTGTAGCTTCAAGATAAAACTTGGTAATTCTTTGAGTAGAATTGTTGAGTTGTACAATTATGAAGAAATGCAACAAATGCTACAAGTATATGAAAACAAACCTTATTTAATCATTCCTGATGTTGAGAAAAGGCATATTTATATCGCATTAGAAAAAAGATGTGATCCACTTGAAGTTCTTCACAGTTACGTTCATGGAGTAATGATAGCTATGGCTACCAGCTTTTATAATGACATTCCACTA AAAGTTCATGTGATAAGAAAGAGAAATCAAACAAATTTAGTAGCTCGAATTGCAACTTTCATGAAATCAATGAGAAGGAATACCGAGTACCAAAATAATATGTCAGCGGAagaattgaaattgttcaaCGAATTTGTTGAACCTGAAATAGCTATGTTTTTTGTAACACTAGATGTATATA AATGGAATAAAAATTGTCATTCCTTGAGTATGCAACATTGGAagacaaatagaaaattttattcagaaaaaaatgaatga
- the LOC123679980 gene encoding RWD domain-containing protein 4 produces MSNSELQDEEREVLQSIYDGDTQFKEVSPKIFHYKYGENESIKSFLLEIEWTENYPEELPKINLDTFYNKHVVPCVKEKIRELVIEQGTQFLGMSMTYSLFEAVKEKFEELIVVQPDKIDPSSIERLTISDDVEIAQDSKKAPKKEQLTKAQKRRQWNRLDNKGEKPRGWNWVDIVKHLSQTGSKDDKPPAS; encoded by the exons atgtcaaattcagaACTCCAAGATGAAGAGAGGGAAGTACTTCAATCCATTTACGACGGTGATACACAATTCAAAGAAGTCTCgccaaaaatttttcattacaag TATGGCGAAAATGAAAGTATAAAATCATTTTTACTTGAGATAGAATGGACTGAGAACTACCCCGAAGAACTACCTAAAATAAATTTAGACACATTTTATAACAAACACGT AGTTCCTTGtgtaaaagaaaaaataagagAATTGGTGATTGAACAGGGCACACAATTTCTGGGCATGTCAATGACATATTCTCTATTTGAAGCTgtgaaagaaaaatttgaagagttaATTGTTGTGCAGCCTGATAAAATCGATCCTTCTTCAATTGAAAGACTTACTATTTCTGATGATGTTGAAATTGCTCAG GATTCTAAGAAAGCCCCAAAAAAGGAACAATTAACTAAAGCACAGAAACGAAGACAATGGAATAGGCTTGATAATAAAGGTGAAAAACCTAGAGGTTGGAATTGGGTGGATATTGTGAAACATTTATCCCAAACTGGCTCTAAAGATGACAAACCTCCAGcgtcataa
- the LOC123679979 gene encoding probable DNA replication complex GINS protein PSF2 — protein MDPEEVEFIGEKEYVVIVPTFNYKAIQLISGDIGPFRAGLPIKIPLWIAINLKQQQICKIEQPDWMDIEYLENLKETEKNAPTFTKMPNEHYMAVTKALLKNAPDDLIRANEVRTLVKDIWDIRMSKLRSSVDLLIKNMSSYAAVDNLTMMEINSMRPLLPHALDQIHRMKKYQGPTTGSISTSAQQSRSSYSFRS, from the exons ATGGATCCTGAAGAAGTTGAATTTATTGGAGAAAAGGAATATGTAGTTATAGTTCCAACATTCAATTATAAAGCAATTCAATTGATATCTGGAGATATTGGGCCTTTCAGAGCAGGTTTGCCTATTAAAATACCACTTTGGATTGCCATCAATTTGAAACAACAGCAAATTTGTAAGATAGAGCAGCCTGATTGGATGGATATAGAGTATTTAGAGAACCTTAAAGAAACCGAAAAAAATGCACC TACATTTACAAAAATGCCCAACGAGCACTATATGGCTGTAACCAAGGCTTTATTGAAGAATGCTCCAGATGATCTAATCAGGGCAAATGAAGTAAGAACACTAGTGAAAGATATATGGGATATAAGAATGTCAAAATTAAGATCCTCAGTTGATTTGCTTATAAAAAATATGTCTTCTTATGCTGCTGTTGATAACTTAACAATGATGGAAATCAATTCAATGAGACCTCTTCTACCACATGCCTTAGATCAAATTCATAGAATGAAAAAG tatcAGGGGCCCACTACTGGATCTATTTCAACAAGTGCACAACAATCGAGATCGTCTTATTCTTTTAGaagttaa